Proteins encoded together in one Spodoptera frugiperda isolate SF20-4 chromosome 15, AGI-APGP_CSIRO_Sfru_2.0, whole genome shotgun sequence window:
- the LOC118278236 gene encoding microspherule protein 1 — MDFPATPSNASDSNEYPSTTRSPYNNVPDDNKRRSSSRSIKRRRFDDELVEYSGLPGSSLGKGDKRMRTQSYTSQVSEIPMTSVPTPPVHQPAERRRASSKVSGGGSMGRKIRRKGQLSHLSTKDLGRWKPTDDLALILGVQQTNDLRIVHRGVKFSCRFTVSELQSRWYALLYNAEISRVAIAAMRNLHPDLVALIQQQALYSTAEEELLATIPAVPSSLPPLERFQELLDQNPHVFYPSRNAKTLLAHWQLLKQYHLLPDQTVQPLPKNPTDPILTFSDAEDTMNDNELPDYKEDGMDSEMQMADRVDKKDIRLLETSLSRWQVLVQSLSGTSVELDKNTLAVLRGRLVRFLMRSREIAVGRSTRDNNIDVDLTLEGPAAKVSRKQATIRLRNSGDFFMSSEGKRPIFVDGRPVLPGNKVKLNHNTVIEIAGLRFVFLVNQELISAIRQEAVKVNIPV, encoded by the exons atggaTTTCCCTGCAACGCCCTCAAATGCATCAGACAGCAACGAATACCCTAGCACTACACGGTCTCCATATAATAACGTGCCAGACGATAATAAAAGACGCAG TTCATCGAGATCAATAAAACGAAGGCGATTTGACGATGAATTGGTGGAATATAGTGGATTGCCCGGATCTTCGCTTGGTAAAGGTGACAAGAGAATGCGAACACAATCGTATACGAGTCAAGTTTCGGAGATTCCAATGACTAGTGTGCCTACTCCTCCCGTTCACCAGCCTGCGGAGCGTCGTAGGGCTTCAAGTAAAGTGTCTGGTGGTGGCAGCATGGGTCGCAAAATCCGCCGTAAAGGGCAATTGAGTCACCTCTCTACAAAAGATCTAGGACGTTGGAAACCCACAGATGATCTGGCTTTGATATTAGGTGTACAACAG ACAAATGACTTGCGCATCGTACATAGAGGTGTGAAGTTCTCTTGCCGTTTCACAGTCAGTGAGCTACAGTCTCGGTGGTACGCCTTACTGTACAACGCAGAGATATCACGAGTAGCTATAGCGGCTATGCGCAACCTACATCCGGACTTAGTAGCTTTGATTCAACAACAAGCTCTGTATTCTACTGCAGAAGAAGAACTACTTGCGACTATACCTGCTGTTCCT TCATCACTGCCGCCACTGGAGAGATTCCAAGAGTTACTAGACCAGAATCCACATGTGTTCTACCCGTCACGGAATGCAAAGACTTTGTTGGCACACTGGCAACTACTGAAGCAGTATCATCTGTTGCCGGATCAGACTGTACAACCATTACCgaaaa ATCCAACTGACCCAATATTAACATTCTCTGATGCTGAAGACACTATGAATGATAACGAATTACCAGATTACAAGGAAGATGGCATGGACTCGGAAATGCAAATGGCTGACAG GGTGGACAAGAAGGACATTCGTCTCCTGGAGACTTCATTATCACGTTGGCAAGTGCTAGTACAGTCCCTATCAGGGACGTCAGTAGAGCTGGACAAGAATACACTCGCTGTACTGCGTGGCAGGCTCGTACGATTCCTCATGCGATCCAGAGAG ATCGCAGTTGGCCGTAGTACGCGGGACAACAATATCGATGTGGATCTGACTTTGGAAGGGCCGGCGGCGAAGGTGTCTCGGAAGCAGGCGACCATTCGGCTGCGGAACAGCGGGGACTTCTTTATGTCGTCGGAGGGCAAACGGCCCATATTCGTGGACGGGCGGCCAGTGCTGCCAGGCAACAAAGTGAAGCTCAATCACAACACCGTCATcgag ATTGCCGGACTTCGCTTCGTATTTCTGGTGAACCAAGAGCTGATCAGCGCCATACGGCAAGAAGCTGTGAAAGTTAATATACCTGtgtaa